The DNA region CAACCGGGCGGGCGCGGCGGCTCCTCGGGCGGCCAGCGCGAATTCGTGCCGGTGCTGGCGCGCGCGGCGGTAGCGGTCGGCGTCGCCGGCGTGTTCATCGAGACGCATCGCGATCCCGACCGCGCGCCTTCGGACGGACCGAATATGGTGCCGTTTGCCGAGATGGAGGCGCTGCTGACGAAGCTCCTCGCCATCGACGCGGTGGCGAAGGGATATTGAGGCATGCCATCCGGAGGCGGAGCCGCCGCCGGCGGGGCCTTTGCGTAACTCTGAAAGGCGCCCCACCGCACCACCTTTCGAGAGCTCACAGCACCGTGCGCAGCAGCGGCGTGCGGCGCGCCACCAGGGCCGAGAACAGCAGCGTGAGGGCCGCCCCGCCCAAGGTCGCCACGATGAACTTGAAGGCCGAGGGCGCGGGCAGGAAATGCAGAAGGCGCGTCACCAGGATGAGGATCGGCGGGTGAAAGACATAGACCGCGAAGGCATTGTCGGACAGGAAGCGTGACACTTGGCCCTGCCGATTGAAATGGTCGCGGTAGAGAACGATCAATCCGAGGCTGATCGCCACGCAGACGAAGGATTCCCATAGATCCTTGGAGAAGCCGGGCCAATGCCAGCCTCCGCGATAGCCGTCGAATTGCCCTTGCAGGGCGCCGCCGAGCCAGATGATCAGCACCCAGCCGATCAGGCCGAGCACGATGCCGGCGATCGCCCAGTTGCGACCGGTGGCCGATGGCAGCCTGAACAGCCATTGCCGGTATTGGGCGTGGATACCGACTGCGAACATCAGAAGATAGGATGGAAAGTCGCCGAGCTGCATGTTGAGCACGGCGTCGCCATTGGGGACGAACAGCCTCACCGCGAAGGTCGCGACCGTCATGACGCCGATGAATGCCAAGATGACAGATGTCGAGGGCGGCGATGTCGAGAGCGGCTCGCCCGGCGGGCGGGCGACAATCTTGTCGCCGAGCGACCAGATCCCCGCATAAGCGATCGAGAACAGGAGCAGGGCGACGCAGAACCAGAGCGGCCCGGATTCGCTGAAGACCTCGCCGTCGAGGATATGGTGCAGCCATTCCCGACCGAAGCTGGTCGGGGCCGTGGGTCGCCAGGAGCCGGCGATATAGTATTGGGTGACCGGCCCGATCACCAGCATGTAGAGCAGGACCGGCAGGCCGAGACGCAGCGAGCGGTCGATCATGAAGGTGACGGCGCCTTTGCGCCGGATCGATGCGGCCGCGAAATAGCCGGAGACGGCGAACAGAAGCGCCATGAAGAAGGCTTGCAGGAAAGATTGGTAGGTGCCGAACAGCAGCGCCGTCAGGCGGTCGGTCCCCGTCTTGTCGCCGTAATACCAGTTGCCGAAGGGTGAATAGGTGTCGGCCGCATGCATGCTGATGACGAGCACGATCATCGACCAGCGAAGATTGTCGAAGAATGCCAAGCGGGAAGCAGGCGCAGCTTGCGTCGGTTGTTCGCTTGCCGGCATCTTGCGTGACCTTGCGGCATCGACGTTGAGGTCGCTGCGCAGGACCGCCTGGGCGGCATCGCGGGCGACGCGATCGCCTCGAATATAGTTTCGACCTGCCTTCCCGATCAAGGCGACCGCATAGCCGCCTCCCGAAAACGACAATGGCCGGGACGAGCCCGGCCATTCTCGAAACGAATTTGCGGTGTCTTCAGCGTGAATAGAACTCGATGACGAGGTTCGGCTCCATCTGCACCGGATAGGGCACATCGGACAGGGCCGGCACACGCGCCAGTTTCGCGGTCATCTTGGTGTGATCGACCTCGATATATTCGGGCACGTCGCGCTCCGCGAGCGCCACGGCCTCGAGCACGATGACGAGCTGCTTCGAGGCGTCCTTCACCTCGATGACATCGCCCGCCTTGACGAGATAGCTCGAGATGGTCACGCGCCGGCCGTTCACCTTGACATGGCCGTGATTGACGAACTGGCGCGCCGCGAACACGGTCGGCACGAATTTGGCGCGGTAGACGACGGCATCGAGCCGGCGCTCCAACAGGCCGATCAGATGCTCGCCGCTGTCGCCCTTGAGGCGGATGGCCTCGGCATAATAGCGGCGGAACTGCTTCTCGGAGATGTTGCCGTAATAGCCCTTGAGCTTCTGCTTGGCGCGCAGCTGCGTGCCGAAATCGGAAATCTTGCCCTTGCGGCGCTGTCCGTGCTGGCCGGGGCCGTATTCGCGGCGGTTGACCGGGCTCTTCGGGCGGCCCCAAAGGTTCTCGCCGAGGCGGCGGTCGATCTTGTGCTTGACGCTGTGTCGCTTGCTCATCGCGTATCCTGTTCGGCGGGGCCCTATTAGGCAGGGTTTCCCGGCTGGCAACGGTTGAATACGGGCGCCCGCCCGCAACGCCCCAAAGGGACGGCCGCGCACAGGAACCCGCGACGGATCGCGCCCTCCTCTTCCCGCTCGGCGCTTGCGCTTCACGGGACGACAGACCAAGGAAGCAGCGAGGCTTGCCTGATCACGGGTGCTCGAAATGCCAAGCGGGCCGAAAAGGCCCGCCAGACGCGTTGCCTGTAGGCCGGAACGCGGCGAATGTCAAAGCTTAAGGCTCGGATCACCTGGTTTTGCCTTGCCAGGAGAGGGAATTCCGCCAAGAATCGTGCATGAAACAATCGTGCGTGAAACGCGGCCTTCCCGCCAAGAATTGCATTGCGGGTCGCAACCCCGGCCGCGGAGCGCCATTCCAGTGGGAGATCTGCAATGCTCGAGCTCGTCATGCGTCGCGTGATCTTCGGCATCGCGCTTGCCGCTGCCCTGATGTCGTTCGCCGCCAATAGCCCCGTCTCGTCCCGAACCCTGAACTCGCCCGGCGATTGGCAGGGCGTGTGGCGCGGCCGCTATGTCTGCGCACAAGGCACCACGGGACTGACCTTGACGGTGAGGCCGTCCGGCGCAAATGACGTCATCGCGGTCTTCTCGTTTTATGCGATTGCCGACAACCCGCATGTGCCGTCGGGGCAATTCAGGATGTTCGGGCAATTGGGATCGAAGGCCGGACATCTGACGCTCGTCGCCCGGTCATGGACGCATAGGCCGCCCTTCTATGTCATGGTCGGGCTGGATGGTGACTACGATCCGGTCTCGGGGCAATATAAGGGCCTGGTCGACGGGCCGGGGTGCACGTCCTTCGTCGTGCAACGCGATCTCATCAGTTGACGTCCGTCTCGACCGGAAGAACCCGGCCGCGTGACGCGGAGAGCACAGGATGACGGACGTCAAGCAGGGCTTGCCGATCCTGCTCTTCGGCGACCTGCAAGCCTTCGAGACCTGGCTTTCGGCCGAGCCCCCGACTTCCAAAGGCGTGTGGCTCAAGATTGCCAAGAAGGGTAACGAGACGGCGACCGTCAGCTATGCCGAGGCCATCGAGGCCGCCCTTTGCCATGGCTGGATCGACGGCCAGAAGGCGCCCCTCGACAAGGCCTTCTGGCTGCAGCGATTCACGCCGCGCGGCAAGGCCAGCAAATGGTCGAAGATCAATCGCGACAAGGCGCTCGCCCTCATCGAGGCCAAGCGAATGAAGCCTGCAGGCCAGACGGCGATCGAGGCCGCTCGACGCGACGGGCGCTGGGAGGCAGCCTATGACTCGCAGAGCAGCGCGACCGTGCCCGATGATCTCAAGGCCGAGCTCGACAAGCGCCCGGCGGCCGCTTCCTTCTTCGCGAGCCTCGACAGGCTGAACCGCTATGCAATCTTGTATCGGCTGCACAGCGCCAAGAGGCCGGAAACACGCTTGCGCCGCCTCGCCCAATTCGTCGACATGCTCGAGCGACAGGAGAAGATCTATCCCTAAGGCAGGGCATGCTCGCGCTCAAGCTTTCGCTGACGCCGATCCTCATCCTCCTCGCGAGCCTCGCAGGGCGCCGCTGGGGCGAGGCGATCGGCGGCTGGATCGTCGGATTGCCCCTGACATCGGGGCCCGTGGCGTTTTTCCTGACGCTCGATCAAGGGCCGGTTTTCGCCCAGCAGGCAACAGCCGGATCGCTTGCCGGGACGGCGGCGCAAGCCTGTTTCGCGGTCGGCTATGTCCTGGCCGCCGAGCACGCCGGATGGCCGCTCGCCTTCTGCGCCGGGGCCGCGGCCTTCGCCATCGGCGCGGCGACGCTGCAAGCACTCGCCTTGCCGCATCTCGCCCTGTTCCTGATCGCGCTCGCCGCGCTCACCCTCGGGCTTCGCGCCATGCCGCGCCGCAAGCTCCGCTATGGGGTGGCGACGCTACCGCTCTGGGATATCCCGGCGCGCATTGCGGTCGCGACCACGCTCGTCGTCTCGGTCACCGCCGCGGCCGCGGCGCTCGGCCCGAGATTGAGCGGGCTTCTTGCCACCTTCCCGATCTTCGCGACCGTGCTCGCGGTCTTCGCGCACCGCGTCCAGGGCCCGGAAGCGGCCCGCCAGGTGCTGCGCGGCCTGCTGCTCGGGCTTTACGGCTTTGCCAGCTTCTTCATCGTGCTCAGTGAGTTGTTAGTGCGCACGGGCGTGGCCACAGCCTTCATCGGCGCAAGCCTCGCCGCAATGCTGATCCAGGGGATCTCCTTCAAGCTGATGCGGCGGGGGCGAGTGGTGAGGAGTGAGTGGTGAGGAGTGAGGAGTGAGGAGTGAGCGGTGGAGCTGGTTATTCACTATTCACTATTCACTATTCACTACTGATATCCCTTCCCTACTTCCTTCGATAGAAAAACACCCTTCCCGCCGGGATCAGTTGAAGCAAGATATCGTAGTCGCCGATATTCGCGGTCAGCAAGGTGAAGCCGAGCTTCTGTGCCTGCAGGAACAGAACACAGTCTTGAAGCGCACGCAGCTTGGCGTTGGAGGCATAGCCCTGCAACCGGCACAGCATGCCTGAGAGCAAGGCCGCCTTGCCGAGGATATCCGGCTCCGGGGCGAAGACACGATGCGTGGGCATCGCCCGGATCAGGCGGATGATCTCCCCGATGATCGCAGCTGTTCGCGCGTCTCTTGGATCGAGCACGCCGATCGTATGCATCAGCTCCTGAATGGCGACGGTCGAGTGGTTGACCTGCCGCCCCTCGATGAGGAGGTTGAGGATGTCGGGTGCTCGATCATGCATCTGGTCGATGTAGACACAGGTGTCGAGCAACAGCGCCTGGCCACCGATAAGCTCTTGATCGACAAATGGAAGCTCGCCATCAGGCCGGCGCGCCAGGGTTTTCTGAGGATCAAATCGCGCCCAGCGCTGAGCAGCGTCGAAGTCAAACTCCGCCACTCAGAATCCGAGCTTCAAGTCCGCGGCGACTTTGCCTCTGGACGTCTTGAACGCCTCACCAAAGTTGTCCTCGAGCGCCACGTTAGCCAGGGCGAACGCAAGCAAATCGGTGTCGCCTTCAATCCCAGTCTGTCTCTTTGCCTGCTCGACGAGCGCAGGACTGACCCTGCCGCCGATGCGACTGCTCTTCTCGCTCAGGAGCCCCGAACGCTCGGCCGCCTTCATGACGGCTTCAAAGCGCTCCTTGCTGACCCGCGACTCCCCAGTCGTTGCGACACGCTTCGACACGGTCGTCGCTGGGCCACCCTTGAGAGCGGCTCCTGCAAAAGTCGCTTGCGTCGCCTTGCCGACCCGACGACCGACACTCTTCGTGGCTGGTTTTGGCATCGAATATGCGCCTTGCGTTGAACGTAATCGCACTTTGTCCAACATAGCCTGAGGCCGGCAAATTTCAAGGCAGCGTGGCCCCGGCAACATGTGCCCCACCCCAGCGATGCCGATCGGTGCGGCTATCTGAGCTCTTTCTCGTCGAGCTGTTTCTCGAAGCGGAATTCGCGCGAATGGGAGATGTCGTCGAGTTCGCGCTCCTCGCCTGTGCGCCGATAGCCGAGGCGCTCATAGAAGCGATGTGCGTCGAGGAAGCGCGTATCCGACCAGAAGACCATGCGCTCCGCGCCCCGTCCGCGCGCCTCGCTCTCGGCGAGCCCGACCAGCTTGGCGGCGAGGCCGCGCCGCCTGAGGTCTTGCCGGACATAGACGCGATGCAATTCGGCGACACGCGGCTGCGGGAAGTCGACGCTGACGCAAGCGCCGATGCGGGCCCTGCGATCCTCGACCACCCAGAACCGCCCTTCCCGCTCGGCGCCGCTGACGGCAGGCTTGA from Rhizobiales bacterium GAS188 includes:
- a CDS encoding Fucose 4-O-acetylase (manually curated), translating into MPASEQPTQAAPASRLAFFDNLRWSMIVLVISMHAADTYSPFGNWYYGDKTGTDRLTALLFGTYQSFLQAFFMALLFAVSGYFAAASIRRKGAVTFMIDRSLRLGLPVLLYMLVIGPVTQYYIAGSWRPTAPTSFGREWLHHILDGEVFSESGPLWFCVALLLFSIAYAGIWSLGDKIVARPPGEPLSTSPPSTSVILAFIGVMTVATFAVRLFVPNGDAVLNMQLGDFPSYLLMFAVGIHAQYRQWLFRLPSATGRNWAIAGIVLGLIGWVLIIWLGGALQGQFDGYRGGWHWPGFSKDLWESFVCVAISLGLIVLYRDHFNRQGQVSRFLSDNAFAVYVFHPPILILVTRLLHFLPAPSAFKFIVATLGGAALTLLFSALVARRTPLLRTVL
- a CDS encoding Uncharacterized conserved protein YdeI, YjbR/CyaY-like superfamily, DUF1801 family — protein: MTDVKQGLPILLFGDLQAFETWLSAEPPTSKGVWLKIAKKGNETATVSYAEAIEAALCHGWIDGQKAPLDKAFWLQRFTPRGKASKWSKINRDKALALIEAKRMKPAGQTAIEAARRDGRWEAAYDSQSSATVPDDLKAELDKRPAAASFFASLDRLNRYAILYRLHSAKRPETRLRRLAQFVDMLERQEKIYP
- a CDS encoding SSU ribosomal protein S4P; translation: MSKRHSVKHKIDRRLGENLWGRPKSPVNRREYGPGQHGQRRKGKISDFGTQLRAKQKLKGYYGNISEKQFRRYYAEAIRLKGDSGEHLIGLLERRLDAVVYRAKFVPTVFAARQFVNHGHVKVNGRRVTISSYLVKAGDVIEVKDASKQLVIVLEAVALAERDVPEYIEVDHTKMTAKLARVPALSDVPYPVQMEPNLVIEFYSR